From Solanum stenotomum isolate F172 chromosome 2, ASM1918654v1, whole genome shotgun sequence:
acttgttgCTTTAGGTATTTTGTTGAGAAAAAGAAGTTTTAgcatttactattttttttagcaaACTTTATGTAATATGGAACATGAATTTGAAATTGTCCTTCATATTTGCTTATAAAGTGATTTTATTATGATTGAACTAACCATGATACTGTTATATATTTCTTTGTAGATATATTCcataaaattcataatgattTACTATCCATCATAAGAAGACATATGTTGTTCGAATCTCTATAATACTTGAATAAAAAGTAAATTTCATTCCCCACTATAACTTCTtatatgtaattataaaaatgagATTATAATCTTATATAGATACATATTTCATTTGTACATAGAAACATATATTTAATcacatcatatatatatgtttcttttttaaaatcatcATCCTTACTATATAGTTACTTCATAAATCATCTCCTATTCAATATGAAAATCAATACATTTATGATTTGTAACTTAAATGTATATTCGTACGAAACAAACATGCAACACACGTTCCCAGAGACTAGTAGGTTACAAATTTTGCTAGTCTTATCTATCTCAAGAGTTCTGAaacgaaaaaaaagaagaatatcaatcaaatgttttatttcataGTTCGTTTTTTTTGTGCTTAGAGGTGTATCCAAGATTTCAAAATGATGAATACACTATACCATTGTTAGGTTTAATGCTCTAAAGCTTTGCTAAGACAACAGATTGACAAGTAAACTATAGTTAGTATTATCATCAAAATAGTATAATGAActtttatatttgaaaaccaaTTAAAATAGTATCATTATTGAATGAAACATACCAATCAAAGAAatgaattgaagaaaaaaagagaccataaaatttttgagaaaaattgtGACCTTTGTAAGTGATGCTAAACATCCAAAcagagaaaaatataaagatggatatttcaaattttatcctGAGTTCCCACATgaaatttaagtaatttatcATAATAATTGCAATACTTCACCTAATCTAGGGAAGGGTGCATGAGTTAACAAGTGCACGAGTTAACAAGTGCACAAAACATAAACAATTGAATTATCCAAACAATCATGTTGCAAGTCAATAATATTGTTTTGTTGCATCTGTGGATTAATTTCGACCGTCAAGGGATTGTGGTTGCTGAAGCTGGATCGAAGACTGTTGAAGCTGTGACATCTGGTGGGTTGGCAATAGCATGGTCTACTGTTGCTTTGCTTGCTGCTGTCGCATTAACTTCTGTCTTTAAAAAAGTTGCTGCTGCATCTACCGACGGTGGGACTGCTCTCTTAATTGCTGGTTCTGCAACAGTTTGCTGCTTGCGCTTCTTAGGAAATGACTGTTGCAGGGCGTTTGAATTTTGCTGTAGGGTACCGAGGTTTGCCTGTACGGGTTGCATCGATGCATTAGTTTGACCATCAAGTGATTGTGGTAGCTGAAGCTGCATGTAAGACTGAGGAAGTTGCTCCTGCACTGGAGAAGAAGTAGGCTTTGGTGGCTTATAGGGActaagaaagaaatttatgtgCTTCTCAACTGAAAGCAGTTTCTCCTTGTGAGCAAGTTGAATATAATGCTTGTTAAGCTGCAAGTAAAGCATAATGCGTTCCAACGTTATCTTGCACATCTTGAGCTTTTCAATTTGCTCATTTGTACGACGCTGATGAAGAGAGTTCTGCttgaaatcagaaaaaaaaatcagtttagtGACAGTCCTGTTTCTTTCCCTCTGCAAACTTTTGAAATACATGCTTCAAGTACCTCCCACggcaaagaaaaaggaagaaaaattcaagaaatggCATAAAGAGATAAACAACATAGCTCGCAAGGTTCCCGAAATTCAGCAGAATGTTGATTCGAGTGCTCTTTAAATTCAGATAAATCAAGCCCTTACCCAATGAACTTGGGAGGCCTTAATTCCTTCCCCGAAAGGAAAACAAACTAACATAAAAATGACATCTACACTGCAGTGTCCACCTAGATATGTGAAAATAACTCCTTTAATGGTTTCCACCTCGACTTCACAATCAAAAACAATGTTTCAACACAAACAAATGATGCAGATGCTAGAAATGAAAAGGAGTTAACTACACTACAACATATTCCCACTATGCGAGAACTGTTTCTCACGATAACAGAAAATCAACCAAAGAAGCAAAAATGTGAATTTAGAGTTTTGAGCATTCTGCATCATTTCCCAGTCTGACAATATTCTAGGATTACGTTCGGCAAATCAAGTTgtttttatcaaatataaatgcCAGAGAATATATGTAAGAAGGAGCTATAATAGCCTATAGGTGTGAGAAACCTGCAAAGAGATAAGAGGAGTTTCCAGTAACCAATAGACTACATTATGCATTACACCTTGGTGCATGTTGACAAAACTTGCTAGGAGTCTAccaaaattttgaactattatgAAGCACTTAGAGGGATGTTGATGACATACCTGTTGCAGTTCATAAGCAATTTTCTGGTATAGATGATAGAGCTTTGAATAATACATTTCCTTCATAGACTTGATCTGCATTACAAATTTTCATTAAGTCAACTGCAGAAATGTCAAGAACACATTCCCATGTGGTTAGGTGATAATTAGATCAACTTACGATGCAGTAGAGAACAAACTAGAGATCCTCACAAAAGAACCTTCCAGATAAGAaggttaaaagtaaagttaaAGAGGAAGACTACAACTGATTAACATGTAGATGGTAAAATAAGTGACTGAGGTTTGCTTCCATAATGAAATCATAGACCAGCCAACCAGGAGGAATTAGAATATACTTTTGTAACGTTGGATTTGGAGAATATAATATGGTTTAATGGAAATCatcattttctaaattttttttaactttacaCCCTTCACAAGTGAAAAATGACAGGAATGGAGTATACAAAGCATGTTAGTGTTACATGTTCATTCTTGGAGAAGTCAAAGTATTCCAACTTATTCCTAGCTAGTAACACAAATTGGTGACATACTAAGAAGACTTTGATCCAAACTTATAGACATATTACCTCTTGAATTAAGACGATATGATCTTAGTATTCAAGAACTAGTTTTCTGTAATCAATTAATTTATCAAAGAGTACTTGACTTCTCAATTATGCCAGTGCTTGTGAAACTAATTTTTTGTCGTTAACAATATTGGACGAAGACAAGCTCAAACAGTGCACCATTGACGGTGAGGATTCATATAATCGACCTCAACTTGCTTAGGATTGTAGTTGTAGTAGTGCTTCTAAATTGAGAATATACCAGTTTCTAACAAGTTATCAGGTAACATGCTCAATTTCTGTTTTTTCTAAAACATGGAATATATAAAGCACCTTGCGGGGGTGGGGTACGACCATGAATTTAGCTGAACAGTTGGTATGGTAAACCTCTTCTATTACTCTATAATCATaggaaatatttcaaaacataCAACTATTTCTTATAATGTTATAAACAGCCAGTTTATGTAATTCCACAGTTTCCAAAATCTTGTCCAACTAAAATACCGTTGCGAACATACCTTCTGGTAAACCTCTTCCTGCCAAGTGCCAATCAACCCCATTTGCATTTCCCGTCAGAATTGTAGAATCAAAAAGTGctacaaataaaacaaaaattgagcATAACACAAATATTACAGAAGTTGGTTGCTTGCATCATAAAAATTTCAGGCAAATTTTGGGGTAGTGCTAGACATTTCAGGTAtattaatacattttaacttCCCGCCAAATGTTCTTGTCTAAAAAAGCTAAGTTTCCCACTTTACACTAGGGTATTGATTGGGTATTTggttatatattaatatttcaatCTTTTAATCTATACTACTAAAAAGTACAAACCTCCAACACAAAATTTTGATTGCCACTCATAAGTTCACTTTGTGTTTGGATAATATTGTAATTACAATTAATTTTACGAATTAATACACTTCTTTTGAGCGGTCTATCTACACCCACAAAGGTAGGGTAAGGTATGCAAACATCTTtccctccccaaaccccactaGTATGATTATACCAAGTATGTTgttgttcattattttttacccttttttatAGCCGAAAACCCCCGAGGCGAATGGCAGAGTTAGAAAATCGACTAATAATGGGTCCATGCTCTACCCACTCACTTAAATAACGGCTTTAGACTATAACAGGTTTGAACCGGTGACACCCCTCTAACCCATACGTCACAAATTCACTCTTACCACTAGACCAAGACCTTGTGGGcttcatcattttttaaaactttttgaTGACCAGGGAATCCGCATTCGCTTGCCTTAGGGTTCACACAAAGTAAACCTCGTCaacaaaccacataggagaggtaaacCTTCACTAAACAATCCTTGTGCGACGAGCCCAATTGAGAAAGCATACATGAACATCTTAAACCCGAGACCCCCAATGGGAAATCCCCCTGCAATTCTACGAATATGAAGTAGAAGTAGTAGTGAATTATCCAAACAAATATGTTGCAAGTTGGTCAAATTGTTTTGTCACATTACCTTCCATGGGCCGTGTACGGGTTGCATCGATGGATTGGTTTGACCATCAAGTGATTGTGGTTGCTGAAGCAGCATGGAAGACTGAGGAAGTCGCTCATGCACTGGAGAAGAAGTAGGCTTTCGCCGCTGAGAGggactaaaaaagaaatttatgagCTTCTCAACCGAAAGCAGTTTCTCCTTGTGAGCAGGTTGAATATCATGCTTGCTAAGCCCCAAGAAACACAAAATGCGTTCCAATGCTATCTTGTACAGCTTGAGCTTTTCAATTTGCTCATTTGTACAACGCTGATGACGAGAGTCCTGCATCAAATCGGAAACAAAAATCAGTTTAGTCACAGTCCTCTTTCTTACCCTTTGCAAACTTCTGAAATACATGCTTCAAGTACCTCCCACGGCAAAGAAAAATGGAGGAAAATTCAAGAAATGGcataaaaagac
This genomic window contains:
- the LOC125854999 gene encoding mediator of RNA polymerase II transcription subunit 15a-like translates to MQMGLIGTWQEEVYQKIKSMKEMYYSKLYHLYQKIAYELQQNSLHQRRTNEQIEKLKMCKITLERIMLYLQLNKHYIQLAHKEKLLSVEKHINFFLSPYKPPKPTSSPVQEQLPQSYMQLQLPQSLDGQTNASMQPVQANLGTLQQNSNALQQSFPKKRKQQTVAEPAIKRAVPPSVDAAATFLKTEVNATAASKATVDHAIANPPDVTASTVFDPASATTIP